The Girardinichthys multiradiatus isolate DD_20200921_A chromosome 6, DD_fGirMul_XY1, whole genome shotgun sequence genome window below encodes:
- the LOC124869726 gene encoding transcriptional regulator Myc-B-like: MAPMLATPSTDYDYDTIQPCFFLSGEEEDFYPPPHSQLLPGPGEDIWKKFELLPTPPLSPSRTPPQSDHSLSAADHLEAVSELLDEDSNPSAAFLQSFIIQDCMWSSSFGAATKLEKVVSERLASLRARRDSSDTCSLTGGGSDPQVGRCQVNAEYLQDLQAAASECIDPSVVFMYSPASEKQSEEDGATMEAGSELSLETPPLSSSDSESEEEEEDGEEEEIDVVTVDRQRTSRRSDALPLVLKRSHINIQQHNYAAPQPAEKRLKVAESPATAKQSGGRRCWSPRSDGEDEDRRRTHNVLERQRRNELRISFLALRDQIPAVANNDKAAKVVILKRATEFIREVGEDERRLLRKKDELTKRSRELKRRLEQLRTLH; the protein is encoded by the exons ATGGCGCCGATGTTAGCCACGCCCAGCACAGACTACGACTACGACACCATCCAGCCGTGCTTCTTCCTGAGTGGGGAGGAGGAGGACTTCTACCCTCCTCCACACAGCCAGCTCCTCCCTGGTCCAGGTGAGGACATCTGGAAGAAGTTTGAGCTCCTCCCAACTCCTCCCTTGTCGCCCAGCCGGACTCCTCCTCAGTCGGACCATTCGCTGTCCGCCGCAGACCACCTGGAGGCGGTGTCAGAACTGCTGGATGAAGACTCCAACCCCTCAGCGGCGTTCCTTCAGTCCTTCATCATCCAGGACTGCATGTGGAGCAGCAGCTTCGGAGCAGCCACCAAGCTGGAGAAGGTGGTGTCAGAGAGGCTGGCGTCTCTCCGGGCCCGCAGGGACTCGTCTGACACCTGCAGCCTCACAGGTGGAGGTTCTGATCCACAGGTGGGCCGGTGCCAGGTGAACGCAGAGTACCTGCAGGACCTCCAGGCTGCAGCATCAGAGTGCATTGATCCCTCTGTGGTGTTCATGTACTCGCCAGCGAGCGAGAAGCAGAGCGAGGAAGACGGAGCGACGATGGAGGCGGGGTCAGAGTTGAGTCTGGAGACGCCGCCGCTCAGCAGCAGCGACAGCGAATCAG aagaagaagaggaggatggTGAGGAAGAAGAGATTGACGTGGTGACGGTGGACAGACAGAGGACATCTCGGAGGTCTGATGCCTTACCTCTGGTCCTTAAGCGCTCCCACATCAACATCCAGCAGCACAACTACGCCGCCCCACAGCCTGCTGAGAAGCGGCTGAAGGTGGCGGAGAGCCCGGCGACAGCGAAGCAGAGCGGCGGCCGGCGGTGCTGGAGCCCGCGGTCCGACGGAGAGGACGAGGACAGGCGCCGGACTCACAACGTGTTGGAGCGGCAGCGACGGAACGAGCTGAGGATCAGCTTCCTGGCTCTGAGGGACCAGATCCCGGCGGTGGCCAACAACGACAAGGCGGCGAAGGTGGTGATCCTGAAGAGGGCGACAGAGTTCATCAGGGAGGTCGGAGAGGACGAGAGGAGGCTGCTGAGGAAGAAGGACGAGCTGACGAAGAGGAGCAGAGAGCTGAAGCGGCGACTGGAGCAGCTCCGGACTTTACATTAA